A window of the Hevea brasiliensis isolate MT/VB/25A 57/8 chromosome 6, ASM3005281v1, whole genome shotgun sequence genome harbors these coding sequences:
- the LOC131180798 gene encoding disease resistance protein RPV1-like: protein MASSSSSSSSSSSSSSINPQWKKHDVFISFRGADIRDGFLSHLYEALHRKQIFTFKDENLDRGEEISPALLKTIENSLLSLVIFSENYAFSPWCLDELVKILECQETTGQIVLPVFYGVDPSDVQDLTGRFGNALAQHKEKFKDCLEKVESWSRALKGTANISGWDSRIIKPESKLIDEIVNDVRKKINHSFLSVYDNDGLFGIDSRVKEVESLLCLESEDVRMVGIWGMPGIGKTTIADKVFNKIANKFQSQCFIANVREELEKRTPVQLRHEILGKLLGGENLDVGTPCTLRHSTKRRLQNTKALIVLDDVYGYLHLKELVEGWNLCGPGSRIIVTSKDKQVLEIVGCEKYIYKVEKLNDCESLQLFSLHAFKQTQPTNGYMRQLSERVISYTQGVPLALKVLGCSLYGKGVKEWESELKKLDTIPNKEIQGILRRSYDGLEDNEKSIFLDIACFFKGENKDRVKDILDCCGFFAESGIRSLLDKSLVTISKEKLGMHDLLQQMGKDIVCKENKNPRKRSRLWNAEDIYYILKTDKGAESVEAISLDLSKIRNIELCPSAFEKFYKLRLLKFYNPGSKEMKLHLPKGLNFLPNELRFLYWDQYPLKSLPSTFCPENLVELHMHSSQLEQLWNEDAPCLKNLKFVDLSNSKQLIRIPDMSQFPELEVIILRGCMSLVDFSWSSKYQSKITDLHFGKCSKIVSLPNSMCNPKFLKQLDFTDCVNLHGLPENLGDLESLEYLIATRSGIKRLPSSINQLKKLYFLICDGCEGLILPHFTGLASLFHLSFDVCGISEIPGNLGSLRSLAHLYLRGNNFRSIPTSIKQCSKLTTLVLSDCKRLQFLPELPSALQWLDAINCISLEFISRSFKQGYMNSWFLMDLSKCIKLDQSACSQLMECLLLKLQSIGQPEEQYLFNEHYQYPGKKADATLHDCLECLCIPGSELPEWMMYKNDSGSSLSFSLTTSDPHSHSPDFIKIAFGVLVAPKANHSRNFIETGISISCRCNFITDSGDSLEMHSFCRLIKRHHISLWYSNIHLHSRKFRIREASFQFSINYSFNRLHLSEAHKCKVYKCGVHLIFDHNLDDDDNGKRWSEMVFHDRTMSEGLFFTPIVEYEHDEQYPLQGLKEKQEFKCFDLNFSLSFLFTLVICLATASDQTKAQPTLMVFTLMLIHVCLKLLSFNSSLSLHGIYS, encoded by the exons atggcttcttcttcttcttcttcctcttcttcttcctcttcttcttcaatCAATCCTCAATGGAAGAAGCATGATGTGTTTATAAGTTTTAGAGGTGCAGACATCCGTGATGGTTTTCTCAGTCATCTGTACGAAGCTTTGCATCGAAAACAAATCTTCACCTTCAAGGATGAAAACCTTGACAGAGGAGAAGAGATCTCACCAGCCCTCTTGAAAACAATTGAAAACTCACTGCTTTCCTTAGTCATTTTCTCAGAAAACTATGCCTTTTCTCCATGGTGTTTGGATGAGCTTGTGAAGATTCTTGAATGCCAGGAAACAACAGGACAAATAGTATTACCAGTTTTTTACGGAGTAGATCCCTCAGACGTTCAAGACTTGACAGGAAGATTTGGTAATGCCCTTGCTCAACataaagaaaaattcaaagaCTGTTTAGAAAAGGTGGAGAGTTGGAGCCGTGCTTTGAAGGGAACGGCCAACATTTCAGGGTGGGATTCAAGAATTATTAA GCCTGAATCTAAACTAATTGACGAAATTGTCAATGATGTTCGCAAGAAAATAAATCACTCGTTTCTAAGTGTTTACGATAATGATGGCCTTTTTGGAATCGATTCTCGTGTGAAGGAAGTTGAATCATTGTTATGTCTTGAATCTGAAGATGTGCGTATGGTAGGAATTTGGGGAATGCCTGGCATAGGTAAGACAACTATTGCAGACAAAGTATTTAATAAAATTGCGAACAAATTTCAGAGTCAATGCTTTATTGCAAATGTCCGAGAAGAGTTAGAAAAGCGCACTCCAGTTCAGTTACGACATGAAATCCTTGGCAAATTGTTAGGAGGAGAAAATCTTGATGTAGGCACACCATGTACATTGCGTCATTCAACTAAAAGAAGACTTCAAAATACAAAAGCTCTTATTGTTCTTGATGATGTGTATGGTTACTTACACCTAAAAGAGTTAGTAGAAGGGTGGAATTTGTGTGGTCCAGGAAGTAGAATCATTGTAACAAGCAAAGATAAGCAAGTGCTGGAAATTGTGGGCTGCGAGAAATATATTTATAAGGTTGAGAAATTAAATGATTGTGAATCTCTTCAACTCTTTAGCTTGCATGCCTTCAAACAAACTCAACCCACAAATGGATACATGAGGCAGCTATCAGAAAGAGTGATAAGTTATACTCAAGGAGTTCCATTAGCCCTCAAGGTTTTAGGTTGCAGCCTTTATGGTAAGGGTGTGAAAGAATGGGAAAGTGAGTTGAAAAAACTTGACACTATTCCCAATAAGGAAATTCAGGGCATTCTGAGAAGAAGTTATGATGGACTAGAAGATAATGAAAAGAGTATATTTCTGGATATTGCATGTTTTTTTAAAGGGGAAAATAAAGATCGAGTAAAAGATATATTAGATTGCTGCGGTTTTTTTGCAGAAAGTGGAATACGTAGTCTGCTTGATAAGTCTCTGGTAACTATTTCCAAAGAGAAATTAGGGATGCATGACCTGCTACAACAAATGGGTAAGGATATTGTTtgcaaggaaaataaaaatcctaGAAAGCGTAGCAGGTTGTGGAATGCCGAGGATATATATTACATACTGAAAACAGACAAA GGGGCTGAAAGTGTTGAAGCCATATCACTGGATTTGTCCAAAATTAGAAACATAGAACTATGTCCTTCTGCCTTTGAGAAATTTTATAAGCTTAGATTGCTCAAATTTTACAATCCTGGCTCTAAGGAAATGAAGTTACATCTTCCTAAAGGCCTGAATTTTCTTCCAAATGAGCTGAGGTTTCTCTACTGGGATCAATACCCTTTGAAATCATTGCCATCGACATTTTGCCCTGAGAATCTTGTTGAATTGCACATGCATAGTAGCCAACTCGAACAACTTTGGAACGAAGATGCTCCG TGTCTTAAAAACTTGAAATTTGTGGACCTCAGCAACTCGAAACAATTGATCAGAATTCCAGACATGTCGCAATTCCCAGAACTTGAGGTTATAATTTTGAGAGGCTGTATGAGTTTGGTtgatttttcttggtcttctaaGTACCAAAGCAAGATTACAGATCTACATTTTGGAAAATGCTCAAAGATAGTAAGTCTTCCAAACAGTATGTGCAATCCGAAATTTCTAAAGCAGCTAGACTTCACAGATTGTGTGAATCTCCATGGATTGCCAGAGAACTTGGGGGACCTGGAATCTCTTGAATACCTGATAGCCACTAGAAGTGGTATAAAAAGACTACCATCTTCTATCAATCAGTTGAAGAAATTGTACTTCTTGATCTGTGATGGATGTGAAGGTTTGATATTGCCTCATTTCACCGGTTTGGCCAGtctttttcatctttcttttgACGTTTGTGGTATATCAGAAATTCCCGGTAATCTTGGTTCTTTAAGGTCATTGGCACATTTATATTTACGTGGAAATAATTTCAGAAGCATACCTACAAGCATCAAGCAATGTTCTAAGTTGACAACACTTGTTTTAAGTGATTGCAAGAGGCTTCAATTTTTGCCAGAGCTTCCATCAGCTCTACAATGGTTAGATGCAATAAACTGCATATCTCTGGAATTTATATCGAGATCATTCAAACAAGGATATATGAATTCCTGGTTTTTGATGGATCTTAGCAAATGCATTAAATTGGATCAGAGTGCATGCAGTCAATTGATGGAATGTCTACTGCTGAAACTTCAAAGCATTGGACAACCAGAGGAACAGTATCTGTTCAATGAGCATTATCAATATCCGGGCAAAAAG gcTGATGCAACGCTGCATGATTGCCTAGAATGTTTATGCATCCCGGGAAGTGAATTGCCAGAATGGATGATGTACAAAAATGATAGTGGATCTTCATTGTCATTCTCTCTCACAACATCTGATCCTCATTCCCATTCTCCTGACTTCATTAAGATTGCTTTTGGTGTTCTAGTTGCACCCAAAGCTAATCATTCTCGTAATTTCATCGAGACTGGTATTTCTATTTCATGCAGATGCAACTTCATAACTGACTCTGGAGATAGCCTCGAAATGCATTCTTTTTGCAGACTGATCAAAAGACATCACATTTCTCTTTGGTATTCCAACATTCATTTACATTCTAGGAAATTTCGTATCAGGGAGGCTTCATTTCAATTCTCGATCAATTACTCATTCAACAGATTACACTTGAGTGAAGCCCATAAGTGTAAAGTCTACAAGTGTGGAGTCCATCTtatatttgatcataacttggacGATGATGATAATGGAAAAAGATGGTCAGAGATGGTATTTCATGATAGGACCATGTCGGAGGGATTGTTCTTTACTCCTATTGTTGAGTATGAACATGACGAACAATATCCCCTTCAAGGATTGAAAGAGAAGCAAGAGTTTAAATGTTTCGATTTAAATTTCTCACTATCTTTTTTGTTCACATTAGTTATATGCCTGGCTACTGCTTCAGATCAAACCAAAGCCCAACCGACCCTGATGGTCTTTACTTTGATGCTCATACATGTGTGCTTGAAGTTGCTTTCCTTCAACTCTTCTCTATCTCTTCACGGAATTTACAGCTAA